The following proteins are encoded in a genomic region of Micromonospora olivasterospora:
- the secA2 gene encoding accessory Sec system translocase SecA2, with translation MGVSQRLKSRFRRFLQRPGTTVDLAPLEKLLPAIEAREEELSALTDAELTEAAGAASGYEEICALGREAARRGLDQRPYDVQLLGAMSLLSGKVAEMATGEGKTLTATIAAYGHVRLGNGPVHVLTVNDYLARRDAQWMEPIYTLLGLTVGWVNEASTPQERREAYACDVTYVSVSEAGFDYLRDQLVTDLADRVQPKLKTAIVDEADSILIDEARVPMVLAGAISDEQDPVHAAAALVRGLRKGKHYTVAEDGRSVAFTSAGLAAVEAKLGGIDLYDEEHVGQLSAVNVALHAHALLHRDVDYIVRDDSVELIDEMRGRVAQRRRWPDGLQAAVEAKEGLDATAEGEVLGTIAVQAYIALYPTVCGMTATAVLVGDQLREFFGLEVAVIPPNTPCVREDEPDRIYATRAEKDEALVDEIRRCHSAGRPVLVGTLDVKESEQLATGLNAAGVPCVVLNAKNDDEEAAIIAEAGKFGAVTVSTQMAGRGVDIRLGGSDQTDRDRVAELGGLYVIGSGRHDSRRVDDQLRGRAGRQGDPGGSVFFVSLEDDLVVRHAGDAVPASPRMNADGLVTDPQVDYAVEHAQRVAEGVNHEIHRNTWRYSVVIEQQRKALAERRERLLTSDVAAIMLLERVPDKAGEMDEDLLARVARSIALYHLDRLWAAHLAELSEVREGVHLRALGRLDPLDEFHRAAVPAFNALVPEIETRTIDTFTETEFDEDWEPDASKLVRPSATWTYLVHDNPFGSELDRLIASVGRRLSSASR, from the coding sequence ATGGGTGTGTCGCAACGGTTGAAGAGCAGGTTCCGGCGGTTCCTCCAGCGGCCCGGCACCACGGTCGACCTGGCCCCGCTGGAGAAGCTGCTGCCGGCCATCGAGGCGCGCGAGGAGGAGCTGTCGGCGCTGACCGACGCCGAGCTCACCGAGGCCGCCGGCGCAGCCTCGGGATACGAGGAGATCTGCGCCCTCGGCCGGGAGGCCGCCCGTCGCGGGCTGGACCAGCGGCCGTACGACGTGCAGCTGCTCGGCGCCATGTCCCTGCTGTCGGGCAAGGTCGCCGAGATGGCCACCGGTGAGGGCAAGACCCTGACCGCCACGATCGCCGCGTACGGGCACGTCCGGCTGGGCAACGGGCCGGTGCACGTGCTCACCGTCAACGACTACCTGGCCCGCCGGGACGCCCAGTGGATGGAGCCGATCTACACCCTGCTGGGGCTGACCGTCGGCTGGGTCAACGAGGCGTCCACGCCGCAGGAGCGGCGCGAGGCGTACGCCTGCGACGTCACCTACGTCTCCGTCAGCGAGGCCGGCTTCGACTACCTGCGCGACCAGCTCGTCACCGACCTCGCCGACCGGGTCCAGCCAAAGCTGAAGACCGCGATCGTCGACGAGGCCGACTCGATCCTCATCGACGAGGCCCGGGTGCCGATGGTGCTCGCGGGCGCGATCTCCGACGAGCAGGACCCGGTGCACGCCGCCGCCGCGCTGGTCCGCGGCCTGCGCAAGGGCAAGCACTACACGGTGGCCGAGGACGGCCGCAGCGTCGCGTTCACCTCCGCCGGCCTGGCTGCCGTCGAGGCCAAGCTCGGCGGCATCGACCTGTACGACGAGGAGCACGTCGGGCAGCTCTCCGCGGTCAACGTGGCGCTGCACGCGCACGCCCTGCTGCACCGCGACGTCGACTACATCGTCCGCGACGACAGCGTGGAGCTGATCGACGAGATGCGCGGCCGGGTGGCCCAGCGCCGCCGCTGGCCCGACGGCCTCCAGGCGGCCGTCGAGGCCAAGGAGGGGCTGGACGCCACCGCCGAGGGCGAGGTGCTCGGCACCATCGCCGTGCAGGCGTACATCGCCCTGTACCCGACGGTCTGCGGCATGACCGCGACCGCCGTGCTGGTCGGCGACCAGCTGCGCGAGTTCTTCGGCCTCGAGGTCGCGGTGATCCCGCCGAACACCCCCTGCGTCCGGGAGGACGAGCCGGACCGGATCTACGCCACCCGCGCCGAGAAGGACGAGGCGCTGGTCGACGAGATCCGGCGCTGCCACTCCGCGGGCCGCCCCGTGCTGGTCGGCACCCTCGACGTCAAGGAGTCCGAGCAGCTCGCCACCGGCCTGAACGCCGCCGGGGTGCCCTGCGTGGTGCTCAACGCCAAGAACGACGACGAGGAGGCGGCGATCATCGCCGAGGCCGGCAAGTTCGGCGCGGTGACCGTCTCCACCCAGATGGCCGGCCGGGGCGTCGACATCCGGCTCGGCGGCAGCGACCAGACCGACCGGGACCGGGTCGCCGAACTGGGCGGCCTGTACGTCATCGGCAGCGGCCGGCACGACAGCCGCCGCGTCGACGACCAGCTGCGCGGCCGGGCCGGGCGGCAGGGCGACCCGGGCGGCTCGGTGTTCTTCGTCAGCCTGGAGGACGACCTGGTGGTCCGGCACGCCGGCGACGCCGTCCCCGCGTCGCCGCGGATGAACGCCGACGGCCTGGTCACGGACCCGCAGGTGGACTACGCGGTGGAGCACGCCCAGCGGGTCGCCGAGGGCGTCAACCACGAGATCCACCGCAACACCTGGCGCTACAGCGTGGTGATCGAGCAGCAGCGCAAGGCGCTCGCCGAGCGGCGGGAGCGGCTGCTGACCAGCGACGTCGCCGCGATCATGCTGTTGGAGCGGGTGCCGGACAAGGCCGGCGAGATGGACGAGGACCTGCTCGCGCGGGTCGCCCGGTCGATCGCCCTGTACCACCTCGACCGGCTCTGGGCCGCGCACCTGGCCGAGCTGTCCGAGGTGCGCGAGGGCGTGCACCTGCGGGCGCTGGGGCGCCTCGACCCGCTCGACGAGTTCCACCGGGCGGCCGTGCCGGCGTTCAACGCGCTGGTCCCCGAGATCGAGACGCGCACCATCGACACGTTCACGGAGACCGAATTCGACGAGGACTGGGAGCCGGACGCCTCGAAGCTGGTGCGGCCCAGCGCCACCTGGACGTACCTGGTGCACGACAACCCGTTCGGCTCCGAGCTGGACCGCCTGATCGCCTCGGTCGGCCGCCGGCTCAGCTCCGCCTCGCGCTGA
- a CDS encoding GAF and ANTAR domain-containing protein yields the protein MNLETQAPGTGTLSVLETAALLRELTAGLIAVTDFDEALVHLVRIAREAVAGVAWCGFTALRAGEPAGAAASDPALAGLDDLSHGPDSPAMSAIHRREMVLSEDLRREERWPAWTARARELGVRGVISAPVDVDEQVIGAINLYASAAEPLTTRHQLTAMLLAEHAGLLLAAVRGRERQAARADELDAALLGEGVVGQAIGVIMTQRGCPAPEALQVLRSAAASLDIPLREVAERLVVTVSRPRDS from the coding sequence GTGAACCTGGAGACGCAGGCGCCCGGCACCGGGACCCTGAGTGTGCTGGAGACCGCGGCGCTGCTGCGGGAGCTGACCGCCGGCCTGATCGCCGTGACCGATTTCGACGAGGCGCTGGTCCACCTGGTGCGGATCGCCCGGGAGGCCGTGGCCGGCGTCGCGTGGTGCGGCTTCACCGCCCTGCGGGCCGGGGAACCGGCCGGGGCGGCCGCGTCCGACCCCGCCCTCGCGGGCCTGGACGACCTGAGCCACGGTCCCGACTCGCCGGCGATGAGCGCGATCCACCGCCGGGAGATGGTTCTCTCGGAGGACCTGCGGCGGGAGGAGCGCTGGCCGGCCTGGACGGCCCGGGCCCGCGAGCTGGGGGTGCGGGGGGTGATCTCCGCGCCGGTGGACGTCGACGAGCAGGTCATCGGGGCGATCAACCTGTACGCCTCGGCGGCCGAGCCGTTGACCACCCGGCACCAGCTCACCGCGATGCTGCTCGCCGAGCACGCCGGGCTGCTGCTCGCCGCCGTGCGGGGACGGGAGCGGCAGGCGGCCCGGGCCGACGAGCTGGACGCGGCGCTGCTCGGCGAGGGGGTGGTGGGTCAGGCCATCGGCGTGATCATGACCCAGCGCGGCTGCCCGGCGCCCGAGGCGCTGCAGGTGCTGCGCAGCGCCGCCGCGTCGCTGGACATCCCGCTGCGCGAGGTGGCCGAGCGGCTGGTCGTGACCGTGTCCCGTCCCCGGGACAGCTGA
- a CDS encoding zinc-binding dehydrogenase, protein MRDRVVVVGGPGRVEVVEQDADELRDGTFRVETLHSGVSSGTELSYVKGTNPYLAAAWDADLGLFQPGPASSPYPVTRLGYMQVGRVVESRSPAVAVGTVAAMAYGHRTGYVADPVAERFVPLPADLDPLLGVYVAHMGPICANGLLHAAADLCGTDVRSLGDGVRGRRVAVVGSGVVALLTALFAQRHGAASVVVLDPTPRRRAVAEALGLETLDPGADDAAVVLKTRWNHAAGDRGADVVFQCRGQAWALHLALRLLRPQGTVIDLAFYQAGADEVRFGEEFHHNGLSLRCAQIGRVPRGLAPIWDRERLSAETIELLRAHGGAIRKHLVSAVVPFEQAPALLTDLAARRRQELQVVLTA, encoded by the coding sequence ATGCGTGACCGGGTCGTGGTGGTCGGCGGCCCGGGGCGGGTGGAGGTGGTCGAGCAGGACGCCGACGAGCTGCGCGACGGCACGTTCCGGGTGGAGACGCTGCACAGCGGGGTCTCCAGCGGCACCGAGCTGAGCTACGTCAAGGGCACCAACCCGTACCTCGCCGCCGCCTGGGACGCCGACCTGGGGCTGTTCCAGCCGGGTCCGGCCAGCAGCCCGTACCCGGTGACCCGGCTCGGCTACATGCAGGTCGGCCGGGTCGTGGAGAGCCGCAGCCCCGCCGTCGCCGTCGGTACCGTCGCGGCCATGGCCTACGGCCACCGCACCGGGTACGTCGCCGACCCCGTCGCCGAGCGGTTCGTCCCGCTCCCCGCAGACCTGGACCCGCTGCTCGGCGTCTACGTCGCGCACATGGGCCCGATCTGCGCCAACGGGCTGCTGCACGCCGCCGCCGACCTGTGCGGCACGGACGTCCGGTCGCTGGGCGACGGGGTGCGCGGCCGGCGGGTGGCCGTCGTCGGCTCCGGGGTGGTGGCTCTGCTCACCGCCCTGTTCGCCCAGCGGCACGGCGCCGCGTCGGTGGTGGTGCTCGACCCCACGCCGCGGCGCCGGGCGGTCGCCGAGGCGCTCGGCCTGGAGACCCTCGACCCGGGCGCCGACGACGCGGCCGTGGTGCTGAAGACCCGGTGGAACCACGCCGCGGGCGACCGGGGCGCCGACGTCGTCTTCCAGTGCCGGGGGCAGGCGTGGGCGCTCCACCTGGCGCTGCGCCTGCTGCGACCCCAGGGCACCGTGATCGACCTGGCCTTCTACCAGGCGGGCGCGGACGAGGTCCGGTTCGGCGAGGAGTTCCACCACAACGGGCTGTCGCTGCGCTGCGCCCAGATCGGGCGCGTCCCGCGGGGGCTCGCCCCGATCTGGGACCGGGAGCGGCTGTCGGCCGAGACGATCGAGCTGCTGCGGGCGCACGGCGGGGCGATCCGGAAGCACCTGGTGTCCGCCGTCGTACCGTTCGAGCAGGCCCCGGCCCTGCTGACCGATCTGGCCGCGCGTCGCCGCCAGGAGCTCCAGGTGGTGTTGACGGCCTGA
- a CDS encoding DUF2231 domain-containing protein: MESRLRVQGQPIQPMLVTFPYGLFVCATIFDLADVVGGPAFLGEVGYWTCVAALVAAGLSTVAGMVDLWDATGGRTRRTKITFNLVNAAMAGLFLLTCLGRAQSPQRGASGIVLAIELVALGVGGVGVWLGSRLLRQFEAGRADASSIGALADVAGSTRAG, from the coding sequence ATGGAGAGCCGGCTGCGGGTGCAGGGGCAACCGATCCAACCGATGCTGGTGACGTTCCCGTACGGGCTCTTCGTCTGCGCCACGATCTTCGACCTGGCCGACGTCGTCGGCGGGCCGGCCTTCCTCGGCGAGGTCGGCTACTGGACGTGCGTCGCCGCCCTGGTGGCGGCGGGGCTGTCCACGGTGGCCGGCATGGTCGACCTGTGGGACGCCACGGGCGGCCGGACGCGGCGCACGAAGATCACGTTCAACCTGGTCAACGCCGCGATGGCCGGGCTGTTCCTGCTGACCTGCCTGGGCCGGGCACAGTCGCCGCAGCGCGGCGCGTCCGGCATCGTGCTCGCGATCGAGCTGGTCGCCCTCGGCGTCGGCGGGGTCGGCGTGTGGCTGGGCTCCCGGCTGTTGCGCCAGTTCGAGGCGGGTCGCGCCGACGCGAGCAGCATCGGGGCGCTGGCCGACGTCGCCGGCTCCACCCGGGCGGGTTGA